In Pan paniscus chromosome 13, NHGRI_mPanPan1-v2.0_pri, whole genome shotgun sequence, one DNA window encodes the following:
- the C13H2orf88 gene encoding small membrane A-kinase anchor protein isoform X2 — MGCMKSKQTFPFPTIYEGEKQHESEEPFMPEERCLPRMASPVNVKEEVKEPPGTNIVILEYAHRLSQDILCDALQQWACNNIKYHDIPYIESEGP, encoded by the coding sequence ATGGGCtgcatgaaatcaaagcaaacTTTCCCATTTCCTACCATATATGAAGGTGAGAAGCAGCATGAGAGTGAAGAACCCTTTATGCCAGAAGAGAGATGTCTACCCAGGATGGCTTCTCCAGTTAATGTCAAAGAGGAAGTGAAGGAACCTCCAGGGACCAATATTGTGATCTTGGAATATGCACACCGCCTGTCTCAGGATATCTTGTGTGATGCCTTGCAGCAATGGGCATGCAATAACATCAAGTACCATGACATTCCATACATTGAGAGTGAGGGGCCTTGA